The Amphiura filiformis unplaced genomic scaffold, Afil_fr2py scaffold_207, whole genome shotgun sequence genome contains a region encoding:
- the LOC140145301 gene encoding LOW QUALITY PROTEIN: G-protein coupled receptor GRL101-like (The sequence of the model RefSeq protein was modified relative to this genomic sequence to represent the inferred CDS: inserted 1 base in 1 codon), whose product MPNGALRFFIWFLGIGAVIGNFLVMGLRLSELGRREGKVQSCLITNLAASDALMGIYMLIIGGADLYYGRDYFKYADDWRNGGLCKVAGFLSMVSSEASVFLVTIISVDRFISIAFPFSRCSLETTSVRIASVLTWVAAVIIGLSATLLADHIKGFYGMSDVCVGLPLKTDPVNDTSSFVYDLATQQYVYKINKSGTETPSWAFSIVIYLGLNLLCFVAVFVCYVSIFIIVKXSRRQARRSKNLSNEIKVAAKMALIVGTDFACWVPIIIMGILSQTGAITIPEQMYAWSVVFIIPINSSINPYLYTLSNVNSKCTQKRKPVGVRTIDTIRQTDTHMTSPVYSQLCDTPTAITMPGYSNNIGSSKL is encoded by the exons ATGCCAAATGGCGCGCTCCGATTTTTCATTTGGTTTCTTGGAATCGGCGCCGTAATCGGCAATTTCCTTGTCATGGGACTGCGCCTCAGTGAACTTGGTCGACGTGAGGGTAAAGTTCAATCTTGCCTCATTACAAACTTAGCTGCTTCCGATGCACTCATGGGGATTTATATGCTCATAATAGGTGGCGCTGATCTTTACTATGGACGTGATTATTTTAAATATGCCGATGACTGGCGTAACGGCGGCTTGTGTAAAGTTGCAGGATTTCTTTCAATGGTTTCCAGTGAAGCTTCAGTATTTCTAGTAACGATAATCAGCGTGGATCGCTTCATATCTATTGCTTTTCCATTCAGTCGTTGTAGTCTTGAGACAACTTCGGTGCGCATAGCGTCAGTACTTACGTGGGTTGCGGCAGTCATAATCGGTTTGTCGGCAACACTTCTTGCGGATCATATCAAGGGATTCTACGGAATGTCTGATGTTTGTGTCGGACTACCTCTCAAAACAGACCCGGTGAATGATACCAGTTCTTTTGTGTATGATCTTGCCACACAACAATACGTCTATAAAATCAATAAATCAGGAACAGAAACGCCCTCGTGGGCATTTTCAATCGTTATTTATTTAGGATTAAATCTGCTCTGCTTTGTCGCTGTATTTGTTTGCTACGTTAGTATCTTCATTATCGTCA AATCACGTCGCCAAGCGAGAAGATCGAAAAATCTCTCTAATGAAATCAAAGTTGCTGCCAAGATGGCGCTCATCGTTGGAACTGATTTTGCCTGCTGGGTTCCCATCATCATTATGGGTATTCTTTCACAAACTGGTGCCATTACTATTCCAGAACAGATGTATGCTTGGAGTGTGGTGTTCATAATACCTATTAATTCATCTATTAATCCATATCTTTATACATTGTCGAACGTAAACTCAAAATGTACGCAAAAACGTAAACCAGTTGGAGTGAGAACAATTGATACAATACGTCAAACAGACACTCACATGACGTCGCCTGTGTATAGCCAATTGTGCGATACACCGACCGCGATAACCATGCCTGGATATTCTAATAACATTGGCAGCTCAAAATTATAA
- the LOC140145304 gene encoding dipeptidyl peptidase 1-like, whose translation MKIELLRNGPIAVSFEVYDDFLFYQRGIYYHTGLVDRFNPWQTTNHVVVIVGYGYEGATPETGVKYWIVQNTWGTEWGEDGYFRILRGTNECHIESMAVATTPITI comes from the coding sequence ATGAAGATCGAGCTGCTCAGAAATGGACCAATCGCTGTCAGTTTTGAAGTCTATGACGACTTCCTGTTCTACCAAAGAGGTATCTACTATCACACGGGATTGGTGGATCGCTTCAATCCATGGCAGACGACAAATCACGTGGTTGTCATTGTTGGCTACGGATATGAAGGCGCTACTCCAGAAACGGGCGTGAAATATTGGATCGTGCAAAATACTTGGGGTACAGAGTGGGGCGAAGATGGATACTTTCGAATTCTGAGGGGTACCAATGAGTGTCATATCGAAAGCATGGCTGTTGCTACAACACCTATTACAATATGA